A genomic stretch from Enterobacter dykesii includes:
- the rnc gene encoding ribonuclease III: MNPIVINRLQRKLGYTFHHQELLQQALTHRSASSKHNERLEFLGDSILSFVIANALYHRFPRVDEGDMSRMRATLVRGNTLAEIAREFELGECLRLGPGELKSGGFRRESILADTVEALIGGVFLDSDIQTVEKLILNWYQTRLDEISPGDKQKDPKTRLQEYLQGRHLPLPSYLVVQVRGEAHDQEFTIHCQVSGLSEPVVGTGSSRRKAEQAAAEQALKMLELE, translated from the coding sequence ATGAACCCCATCGTAATTAATCGGCTTCAACGGAAGCTGGGCTACACTTTTCATCATCAGGAGTTGTTGCAACAGGCATTAACCCACCGCAGTGCCAGCAGCAAACATAATGAGCGTCTCGAGTTTTTAGGCGACTCTATTTTAAGTTTCGTGATTGCGAATGCGCTTTATCACCGTTTCCCGCGTGTGGATGAAGGGGATATGAGCCGCATGCGTGCCACGCTGGTTCGGGGTAATACCCTTGCGGAAATCGCGCGCGAGTTTGAGCTGGGCGAATGTCTGCGTCTTGGGCCGGGTGAACTGAAAAGCGGCGGCTTCCGTCGTGAATCTATTCTTGCCGATACGGTCGAAGCATTAATTGGTGGTGTGTTCCTGGACAGCGATATCCAGACCGTAGAAAAGCTGATCCTGAACTGGTATCAGACCCGTCTGGACGAAATCAGCCCGGGCGATAAACAAAAAGATCCGAAAACGCGTCTGCAGGAATATTTGCAGGGTCGTCATCTGCCGCTGCCGTCTTATCTGGTGGTGCAGGTGCGTGGCGAAGCGCACGATCAGGAATTTACCATCCATTGCCAGGTCAGTGGCCTGAGTGAACCGGTGGTAGGCACAGGTTCAAGCCGTCGTAAGGCTGAACAGGCTGCCGCCGAACAGGCGTTAAAAATGCTGGAGCTGGAATGA